The genomic interval CACCATCATATGTGCTCTGATTGACCTTGTACTCAATTCCATCTCCGCGAATCTTCTGATTTTTTTCACTGTTCTGAACAAACTCATCGTAAAAATCACCCCCTGAGCCAGCTGAGCTTGAATCCTTTGCTGAAAACCCGCCGGACTTGGCAAAGAGGATGATGACTATAATGTTTCCAATGACGAAAACAAAGCGAGGACTGAACATGATTCCTGATATGTCTCGGAAGTAGAAGCTAGAGTTCATGACAGCATTAGGGAGTTGAAGAGAAAGCCTGGAAATCAGGAGCAGAACCACAAACACTTCTAGTAACCGAAATAGGTTTCCAATCTTTCTAAGCTGGCGGTACCTCAGTACTGCATTGGCCTTCTCAGCTTTGATGTCATAAAAATTGATTGAGTCCATCTTGTTATATGGGATCTGAAAGAGATCAAAGAAAAATCTTTCCGAAAGGGTTTTGGACGTCTGATTCTTCGTTTCTCACTCGAAAGGGAAGACGGTTTTGCTCAAAGCTTCGTCGCCGACCATGTCCCTCAACAGAGGCAGCAGGAGTACTACTATCACAGTAGTAGATTTTGTGGGGGAGTTGATTACAGGAAGCATGAAAATAGAGGAAACAGAGTCAATTGAATGAGCTCTGTCTTAGTAATTAGTATAGATGGAAATGGAGTGTAAGAGTAGTAATAACAATTTCTTTATGTTGTGTTGGAATGGAATGGAATGTGAATGCTGAATTGGACCTCTTTGTGCAGGCTTTGTATTTATAGGCCATGAAACATGGaacaatttctttttttttttctttctgaaaaTTTTAGACAATAGCCTTTTACTTTATACTATATTCCATTCCATTCATATGCTTTATTTCAAATTTGCAACTTGAGCCTTTTATCCAAGCACCATTACAGTAAGGCTATCTGATCCATAATTGCATGGAATATTGCACCAGAATCGGAACCATGTGCGTTGTATCTTTTGGAGGTATGAGGTTGTGGATTAGGCTGCAAAacaatggtaaaaaaaaactaaaaactttAAGAGCTATTCCATTAAATTTTGTATATtagagaaataaaaattattgaaAGAAATGTACCTCCGGTTGGGAAATAGAAGTTAAATTTGGAGGgaaataaaacttaaaatcAATGGAAAATAAAGTGACGAAAATGCTTTTGAAAATGGTGGGAAATAAAGTTAGAATAGATAATAGTTAACTGTGAATGGTGTTAATTGacagaatgaattaaaattaggTTAAAATAGAATTTGAAGTACCAATGCAATAATTTCTAAATATTAAGtactaaaagttagaataGATAATAGTTAGAACACTGTTGGTTGAAAATCTCCATATATCTAAAAGATTATGACCAGAATATAGATTTAAGACATGAAGAAAATTGAGCATATGACAAGAAACTATACAGAGATTGAAATTGGAAGATATGACACAGCTCCGCTAACCTTCCTACCATCTAAATCTTGCGTGTACAAGATACAAATTAACTCTTAAGCTTAAAACATAATACGATTGATGTCTCTTAACATAAGCAATACTCTCATTTTGTTCGATTGTGATTTACTTAGACATAATTTAAGATATTCGGATGCAAATCCGATTACATTTTATATGTGTTTGcagcaatgttttaaaaagcgaATGCGTACCCTAATGCGTTTTTTTGAGATCCTTGAGCCTTAGAACTTGAGGCGCATAAGGCGTAAGCCTTATGTTATAAAACaaattagtagttaaatgtgtaaatatataattatacacatacaaaaagaacatatatacataagaacttactaATTTATTGCATgtagatataatgaaattcataatccaaacgttttagatagttttcatcaaattaaacacattatataaacaaatataaaaaaatatttaaaaagatTATTTTCTAAGGCGTAGTAAAATGCGTAAAAAACGTAACATAAGGCGTAAAAGGCGAGCCTCGGTGTCCAGACTGAAAAATAGAGGCGTTATGTAAGTAGCTTTAAACTTTTTAAGCCTCAAACGAACCTTGAGacgagttttttaaaacattagtTTGCAgttttttttctagtttttagAAGAAGGCACATAACTTAACTGCTACGACCTCCATAAATGTCATTACAAAACTATCTTCTTGGATTGTGATTTTGGTAAAAGACCTAAAGATGGTTAAGAAGGAAGAAAATGTTTAGATGAATCTAGAAGTTATTGCCTGTCGCTTTAGAATCCCACTAGGTTGAGCCAGGCGGCAAGCTTTGATTTGGTAACATCACTCTCATGTTGATTCCAAGCTCAGTTTCTTCCTCACTAAGAGTTTGCCAAGTATGACCTACTTCCATTTGCtttctaattttcaatttCCAAATGGCTTCCTTCTTTTGTTTGGCACCATCTTTCCCCTAGCTTTAATCTGGTTTCAGTTGCTCTCTCTGCGCCTCAAGTGACCCACGCCAATAATGGCAGATTGCCCTTTTTACTTGTGGTACAAGATTGCTATGTGGCGCATTGTGAGCTTGAAGAAGCGCTTCTCCATCAATCATGGAGACAAAGTTACATGAAATATGAACCCTAGTCGTGACACGATGGAGTTATTGATCTTGACTCGAGCAAAAGGTAATACTTTGAGATTGGGTACTTCGGTACGTTAGAGTCTACGACTCGATATTAGCATGTTTGAACCTGCACAATATAGAATTCGGAACCTACAACCACAATGAAGGAAGCCCTAGCTAGATTGAAGTAGATTCGAGTAAAGATGATAGTACGTCATGATAGTAGTGCATGTTCAGGTGCATGTAGTATGCTGATTATGGTTTTGTGTTTAACAGAATCCCAGTTTGTTAGTCGCTCTTAACAAATTAGGTGGAGGGCATTTTCTAATTCGATGATACAAGCTAGGGGGCACTATGCAACTTCATTCACAACCAATGAATTGAAGAAGACTTGGAGTCTCCAACACAGTACCACCTTGAAGGGTTTTCGTGAGTTTATTAACATTTGATTATGGGATAGCTAACACTACTAATACATATTTTGTGACCACTAGGCATAGAAGGCAGACAAATTTTAATTATCGATGGGCTGCCACTTTAACTTCATACGTCTTTTGATTTCTGGGCTCCATTTTCTTTACATAATTTGGAATTATCCGATTATCTGTGTGAGTGACTAGAGAGACGAGTGCCTAAGTGCCTTTAGAATCTAATTATTAGTGCCTAGTCCTGCTCCTGCATGTAAATGGAAATTGCACTTTTCTTTGGAATCCTTGAGTTGATTGCTAGATTCAGGTACAAGCTTCTTCTGTTGTTAGTGTTGGTGCCACTAATTCCCTCTCTTTATTTCACCGGTAAAGGCTTCTTGAGAAGAGATAAGGTTCGGGCTTAAACAAAGCTAcataatttgattaataatTCATTGTTATTTGGAAAACTAATGCTCCTTTTAGTTGAATGGAACACCCTAAAACTGCTGCTCTTGAAAAGATTATCaactttttacatttccgGCCTTTATTGGCTACGGTTCTATTTGCTGAACGCGTCCAGAATTAATTTATGGTTTAAAACTTGGTGAAGTCACCGTTAAAGGTAATAATATAGTTGAAGATTGAGGaagaaaaaacacaaaatgGGATTGGAGATCTGCACATTGATGATCTAAAGCATCAGAAAGACCCATATATCGTAAATTTTGAGGTACTAACTAGATCTCCTCAAAGAACAAGGTCGTCAAATCTTATATAACAATTTAGACCACCTTTTGATGTGGCTATGTTGATTATTGGTATGATAGATAAACAATTGCACCAGGAACAAACCCAGCAGAGTAAAAATCATGTGCCATGTCTCTTATCAGCTTCTTAGGAGGAGTAGTATAGATCTGGAACGGCCGATCGACCACTTTGTTGAGAAGATCAAGCAAGCTCTGAATCTTTTCCGTTGGATGAAAAGTGGCCTCCAACAATGTCTTGTCACTATCAGGACATCGAACACTAATCACTGCCTAAATGATCCTTGACCTGGAAGCTACCTGTTCTTCTGCTCCTATCATCTTCCTGTTATTCAAGATCTGATAATAATCTTCAGGGGTGAATTCATATAGTTCATCGTTCTCTACCTCCTGATAGTCTGAAGAATATGGCGCCGGAGCTTCAAAAACGTGAGCGTCTATATTATCTTTGGCGGTGAGCCTTCTTCTCTTGAAGGGTAAAGAGGATGAAACATTAGTCATCATTCCCGTCAATAATCATATAACAGTGTAAGGCGGCAGTAATAATCAACAGCACAGCTGCAAACTTACATAGATGCCGATTTATAGACGGAAGTTTCTCCAAGTCGGTTTAGGAATTCTTATCAAGAAGGGATATAACTAAATCCATTAATTCATGGGGGATTATTAATTCGATTCCTCTTCAAATATTAATCGTCTTTAGCTTTTTACATCTTGAAATTTCCATTCCTTTGCTACCCTCgtcctcccccccccccccccccccaaaaaaaaaaaacaaaaaggataCGCTCAGCCATCTTTTAACAGTTTGATGGGTCAAGGCAGGTCTAAGATTTCTTGAAATTTTCAAGTCTGAAATTAAAGAGTATGTGTCTAGTCCTAAACTGAACTCCTAATCGAGTTTGCCGGTCTTGCCTTCTTGGTCCAATTCATACCACGAGAGGCAGGGTAGAATTTGCATAAACAACATAATTCGGACAGTTTGCCGGTCTTGTTGAGGTATGGGTACAGTATATCTACTATGTCTATCATAGATTAGAATAAACAACATAATTAACCGAATTAGACGAAGTTGCATGATAACAATTCCTTAATTTGCAAACTTTTAATTGAGCTACGTACTTAACATTTTGAGTTAGTGAACCATTATAACGCCTCCAGTAGGATACTGATCTAACCTTAGGATAAGGAAATGTATAACGTGCAATCGTCCTGTTTTCCAAGGAAAATGTACCTAAAAATTGTCatggaaagaaacaaaatagatgcagtttctttcaaaaaaatGTCGTACGTCTTGCCATTGCgactatatttattatttaacaGTTAAGACCCCTATTAGATGGAAGGAAGAAAGAGCTTATGTttctcaaaaacaaaatccGATCACCAGGGTCGGTAACTTCTACCCATCGAGGACCAATTTCCTTCGGTGTACGTGAACTTCATCGATCATTCGTAGGTCAAAAGTTCTCATTATCTACCAAATTGGTAACAAAGCTTTCTGTACGTAACCAAAATCATAAACGTACGTACTGTTCTTTTGATGTAGAATATCTCTGCGTAGTTGAATAAGTAATTCACTTTTAGATATGTGCACGAGTCCCTGCGCGCTCTTCCGCAGGCACAGTAAAAAAAGAAGTGGCCTAGGGTGAAGCATAACCAATCTTCGGCCGTGTAGGTATGAGGGCCACCATTGTCATCTAAGTGTATGTGAAACATGCATGATAAAGAATCTATACGCTTTCTTAGTGATTGCATATAGTTTTCCATCATTTACTTCAATATCGTGAACCTTGTTGAGCTCTCTGGTGACTTCCCCCTCGGCCTTGATGAGCGTCCGTGATTTGTCCATTGGTCTACAAAAAGCCAGAGAACCAAACATATGATGACCAGCAACAAAGCAGTGTAGGCATCGTCGGAACTGAAGATGCTACTAATTTGTTAAACAATTGGCGAGCGGTACGGTATTGCTGTAACGGCTTGGGATGGTTGATTGTGATGGCAACATGACTCTTGCACCAGAAATTGGATTCAAGAAGAAGTTGGAAATAGTACAAGTGGTATGATCTCGATCAACAATGGAAGTGGCATTGTCAACCATCAACCACCCCTAATCGAATGGATCCAACACAGACCAGACTTTGCATATTGTAAGTGGGATTTGTCTTAAAAAATTCTCTGATCCTCAGTTAGATTTGAGAAGTAATGGTCCTTTACAGATGAATGAAGAGCTGTGAAGAGAATCCATGGAAGTTGAGGATAACTAAACGAAATCACGCCTGCTCGTAGTTTCCATATCAATAGCTGCTGATCGCCATGAACGACATACTGCACGAAAGCAAAGGTTATTAATCAGACGTGCACTGTCGCTGtagaagaaattgaagaatatCTTGTGGGAATATTTGTTCAGACCATCGGCTATT from Argentina anserina chromosome 2, drPotAnse1.1, whole genome shotgun sequence carries:
- the LOC126784411 gene encoding uncharacterized protein LOC126784411, which codes for MDSINFYDIKAEKANAVLRYRQLRKIGNLFRLLEVFVVLLLISRLSLQLPNAVMNSSFYFRDISGIMFSPRFVFVIGNIIVIILFAKSGGFSAKDSSSAGSGGDFYDEFVQNSEKNQKIRGDGIEYKVNQSTYDGAIVPAQIHSVMEVKNFTRSQSENLEREVSQKSCRQLRRSGTEKLKKQIKSGEKRLPEPVFPEDGMSNEDFRCKVEAFIARQQKLRLQEEYSVI